A single Chanos chanos chromosome 8, fChaCha1.1, whole genome shotgun sequence DNA region contains:
- the LOC115818956 gene encoding death-associated protein kinase 2-like yields MALIKLQNVEDFYEIGEELGSGHFGQVRAVRERATGARWAGKFLKLRRSVSSRLGVERKSVEREVEILQCLQHCNIMALRDVFESRAEVVLIVELISGGELFDFIAEKENLSENEAIEFMKQILKGVGFMHSKHIAHFDLKPENIMLSDKHVEHPHIKIIDFGLAQRLTPGEQYRSLCGTPQYIAPEVVNYEPLSVATDMWSIGVITYILLSGMSPFQGDSDEETLRNIVTMNYEFEDHYFNQTSAMAKDFIEKLLVKDPSERMTAEECLLHPWIKPLTRKQAANRSRSSINMKNFRKFNARRKWKMSYNMVWACNRLCRLQLLCKTSAKEDRDLRSCESDQEDTDTKPASLIRRRLSSSS; encoded by the exons ATGGCATTGATCAAACTACAGAATGTTGAGGACTTCTATGAGATTGGAGAGGAGTTGGGCAG tgggcaTTTCGGACAGGTTCGGGCGGTGCGGGAGCGGGCGACGGGTGCCCGCTGGGCGGGGAAGTTCCTGAAGTTGCGGCGGAGTGTTAGTAGTCGACTGGGAgtggagaggaagagtgtggagagagaagtggagatcCTCCAGTGTCTACAGCACTGTAACATCATGGCCTTGAGAGATGTGTTTGAAAGCCGTGCTGAGGTGGTTCTCATCGTGGAgct TATCAGTGGGGGTGAGCTGTTTGACTTCATTGCGGAGAAAGAGAATCTCTCAGAGAATGAAGCCATTGAGTTCATGAAGCAAATTTTGAAAGGAGTGGGCTTCATGCACAGCAAGCACATTGCTCACTTTGACCTGAAG ccCGAGAACATCATGTTGTCAGACAAGCATGTTGAGCATCCACACATCAAAATCATTGATTTTGGCCTGGCTCAGCGACTTACACCTGGAGAACAGTACAGAAGTCTCTGTGGTACACCTCAGTATATTG cccCTGAGGTTGTAAACTATGAACCACTGAGTGTTGCTACAGACATGTG gAGTATTGGTGTTATTACATATATTCT ATTAAGTGGCATGTCTCCTTTTCAAGGAGATTCAGATGAGGAGACACTACGAAACATTGTGACTATGAACTATGAATTCGAAGACCATTATTTCAACCAAACAAGTGCTATGGCTAAAGATTTCATTGAGAAACTGCTCGTCAAAGACCCAAG tgagagaatgacagCGGAGGAATGTTTGTTACACCCTTGGATTAAG CCTCTCACCCGAAAACAGGCTGCCAACAGGAGTCGCTCCTCTATCAACATGAAGAATTTCAGAAAGTTTAATGCTAGGAGGAAGTGGAAG ATGTCCTATAACATGGTATGGGCATGCAACAGACTATGCCGTTTGCAGTTACTGTGCAAAACAAGTGCTAAAGAGGACCGGGATCTG AGAAGCTGTGAAAGTGATCAAGAGGATACAGACACCAAGCCAGCCTCCCTGATCCGTCGCAGACTCAGTAGCAGTTCCTGA
- the tmem79b gene encoding transmembrane protein 79 — protein MTEILSPNTEPIDKNPPELTAVPPVLTAEPQSPGWVTEGDTEKVGQGVNKADEGFDVYGKERMGLANSEASTLRLPVVEQPSGSRKDTSKSKARRREGKGSDAEGGSMRSDSASLRGRVSRTESEREFGTREKGNTGEGWKELMEEREREHELGLWDSRMGKDLEIEVEQVNSMPEKAAGVFSPVTIIHSSSVPGSPRESAPVWEGDTERSPFLGTGGSQPDAYYQDWSREAPSLSCGCTGTNRDGLKVGASVFTSALIFPLLVWGGYVFLPFDAPLLDSAPLRLVYTLRCSVFAVIPIVLGVLVLGVSRLRHRSLKPLCEGEAEPKGVNVHRRFVDDSISLFLLYFLQLAVMANYLGQGQLKLIPLLTIIFTFGRLVYWIAAAWGNSVRGFGYGFSFLPMVTMLVANLYFIFTVDSAGSIFAQDAASSSNQPPPVPYRQRFWG, from the exons ATGACTGAGATCCTGTCACCAAACACTGAGCCAATAGACAAGAACCCCCCGGAGCTAACGGCAGTGCCCCCTGTGCTAACAGCAGAGCCCCAGTCCCCAGGATGGGTAACTGaaggagacacagaaaaagTAGGCCAAGGGGTAAATAAAGCGGATGAAGGTTTTGACGTGTATGGCAAAGAGAGAATGGGCTTAGCCAACAGTGAGGCCAGCACTCTCCGGTTGCCCGTTGTTGAACAGCCGAGCGGAAGCAGAAAGGACACGTCCAAATCTAAAgcgaggagaagagagggaaaggggtcGGACGCAGAGGGAGGTAGTATGCGATCTGACTCTGCCTCgctgagaggaagagtgagcaggacggagagcgagagagagtttggGACAAGGGAGAAGGGGAACACGGGTGAGGGCTGGAAAGAGTTaatggaagagagggaaagagaacacGAGTTGGGGCTGTGGGATAGTAGGATGGGGAAAGATTTAGAGATAGAGGTGGAACAGGTGAATTCAATGCCAGAGAAGGCAGCAGGGGTCTTTAGCCCTGTCACCATCATCCATTCCTCCAGCGTCCCGGGATCACCCAGAGAGAGTGCACCTGTCTGGGAAGGGGACACAGAAAGGAGCCCCTTCCTAGGAACTGGTGGGTCCCAACCTGATGCCTACTACCAAGACTGGTCAAGAGAGGCTCCCTCATTATCCT GTGGATGTACCGGAACAAACCGGGACGGTCTGAAAGTGGGAGCATCAGTGTTTACTTCAGCTTTGATCTTCCCTCTTCTTGTGTGGGGAGGCTACGTCTTTTTGCCCTTTGATGCCCCCCTGTTGGATAGTGCCCCATTGCGGCTGGTCTACACACTGCGTTGTTCAGTGTTTGCTGTCATACCCATTGTGCTAG GTGTGTTGGTACTGGGCGTGTCTAGGCTCCGTCACCGCTCTTTGAAGCCACTGTGCGAGGGAGAAGCTGAGCCCAAGGGGGTGAACGTTCACCGACGTTTCGTGGATGATTCGAtatccctcttcctcctctatTTCTTGCAGCTGGCCGTCATGGCAAACTACCTGGGCCAAGGCCAGCTCAAACTGATCCCTTTGCTTACCATCATCTTCACTTTTGGCAG GTTGGTTTATTGGATAGCTGCTGCCTGGGGCAACAGCGTGAGGGGCTTTGGCTATGGCTTCTCCTTCCTACCCATGGTGACCATGCTGGTGGCCAACCTCTATTTCATTTTTACGGTCGATTCTGCAGGGAGCATTTTTGCTCAAGATGCGGCGTCCTCTTCTAATCAACCACCACCAGTCCCATATCGGCAGAGGTTCTGGGGTTAA